In a genomic window of Candidatus Thiothrix sulfatifontis:
- a CDS encoding tetratricopeptide repeat protein has product MKHKLFVLLLLLTCSVQADETDLHNGIQAYRAEHYDTATQHFTAAVFAARDDTERARALHNLGNSYFQQGDYAAATQVFRDALTYRPEHPATQQNLELAAEVQAELERRRAAGQRAAADNASTGARRERNTNTLDWDQASTLTLGEGKDAPANAPPPALPPNIEQLVNKGMARLAVTGATDPQTWRKSQQSLDDARIALQQLDDNPAALWKRLFEVEEGYPASQTKPNALPGVLPW; this is encoded by the coding sequence ATGAAACATAAGCTGTTTGTGCTACTACTGCTGTTGACATGTAGCGTCCAAGCGGATGAAACCGACCTACACAACGGCATCCAAGCCTACCGTGCCGAACACTACGATACCGCCACCCAACACTTCACCGCCGCCGTCTTCGCCGCCCGCGACGATACCGAACGCGCCCGCGCCCTGCACAACCTTGGCAACAGCTACTTCCAGCAAGGCGATTACGCTGCCGCCACGCAAGTGTTCCGCGATGCACTCACCTATCGCCCTGAACACCCAGCCACCCAGCAAAATCTCGAACTCGCCGCCGAAGTCCAGGCCGAACTCGAACGCCGCCGCGCCGCCGGACAACGCGCCGCCGCCGACAACGCCAGCACTGGCGCACGCCGCGAACGCAACACCAACACCCTCGACTGGGATCAAGCCAGTACCCTAACCTTAGGCGAAGGCAAAGACGCGCCCGCAAACGCCCCACCACCCGCTTTACCCCCAAATATCGAACAACTGGTCAACAAAGGCATGGCAAGACTCGCAGTAACCGGCGCAACCGACCCGCAAACATGGCGCAAAAGCCAACAATCGCTCGACGATGCCCGCATTGCCCTGCAACAACTTGACGACAACCCTGCCGCTTTGTGGAAACGTTTATTTGAAGTCGAAGAAGGCTACCCAGCCTCCCAAACCAAACCCAACGCATTACCGGGAGTCCTGCCGTGGTAG